Below is a window of Podarcis muralis chromosome 5, rPodMur119.hap1.1, whole genome shotgun sequence DNA.
TGGCTGACAGGCCTAAAGAAGTGTTATTGCCAGGTTCATCTCTAACCGTTTGGCCGTGAGAATAATCCTCCTGCTGGAGCAAGTTCCACCAACACCTATGAGATTGACTTCCAGCAGGGATGGGCCACGCGGCATTTTTGAATGCATAATCAGCATTCATTCCCTGAGATTCATGCTTGTGAAGAGATGGGGAAGTGCAAAGAACACCTCGGCTTGCCTCCTATAAATATATCATTCAGCCATTTCACATAGTTGAAGTCACGTGCTTCTCACTCTACCAAAATCTGAAGGAGAAAGAATTGGGGAGAACATTCATCCTCCTCACCTCCAATAAGCACTTAAGAACAGAGGCCTATGCCTCCCTTGGACCCCGAGGGAACTGTTGGAGGGTAGGTTTGCTGCTCCTGGTGTTATTTGGGGGAATCAGCCACCTATGGGGTGCTCACTTTGCTAATAGGTGGCTCAATAATGGTAACTTCAAATTGCCTGCTTTAGTTTCTTCTCAAGTTCCTTTTCAAGAGTTCCAAAGTAATcaattttgtttgtattgtttaagTCTTGGGAGCTGCAGGCACAAACAATTATGCACAGCACTGCACCCCCAATAGAACACCATTGTTGCTACATTTTGGCACAGACAAAGgctacaataaaaacatcaaaatgGTATTTCTTGGTCACTTTGAAGAAGGGATTAGAATGAAGAAGAGCCCTACCCACGGCTACGATAGCCGAAATGGAATTCCTAAGTCCAGAGACCATATGCCACAGAATACGAGTTGCTGAGGGACAATAAGTTGTGAGGGCTCTTGCCTTCAAGTCTTGCTGGTTGGTTTCCAGAAGGCATTTGTTTGGTCCCTCAGGGAAAACAGGATGATGGCATTAGATAAATGTTTGGTTTGATCCATAAGGCCACCTTTGTTCTTAACAGAGAAAGAACTGTCAAGGGTGGAGCTCAGACATATAGTTACACCCACAGCATACATGCAGTACAAGAAGCCATACAAAAATGGAATGAAAGTGCATTCTGGCTGTTGTACCAGCTTTTTGCAGGTGCAATTTTGGGTGTAACaagatacaaaaaacaaacaaaaaacccccagagATAAACCAGTAACAAAATTGCAAGAGAGAAATTGTACTTTTACAGTTAAATTCAGAAAGCCTTGACATTCCCAGatctttaaaaagcacacacaacacacaaatgCAAGTATATGGCAAGCGTGGTGAACTACCTCACCCATTTCAGCCAATGGAATGTAACAATGGTCTGCACAATGACCAGAGATTAAAAAGTATTAATACCCATGCACCTGGCAGCTATTTACGTGCAATTTTCCTCTGCTTTGTTTCATTGCCTTTGATTTTTGTTTCCATTGTCTATACTGTTCATATCAGTTTTCATTAAGGAAAAACAGGCATGCACAGGAGAAATTAAAGTCACTCTTTGTTGACATACTAGAAAGTTACTGCGATCTGACTCGCAGGCAACCTGCCATGttacataggggggggggggagcaaacacAGTCAGTTTCCCAAGGTAGATTTCAGTCAGCGGTCAATGGGGGTGGGTGCAGGAAAGGGAGTATACTACAGTGCCAGAAGGTTGGACAGCACTGATCCTCCAGACAAACACTCTTCTTCAGGTTTGTGAGATGTGTCTTTATCGTTACTCTTTAGTTAAAGAGAaatgaaggtggtggtggtgctagAAGTCCCTAAGGGACAGTTTAGAACTAGTTAGAACAGATCTGGTTTGATAGCTActaaaataataatcctgtggTATCTTAAAGACTAAAACTGATCAAAGTGTAAGCCTATGGCACGCCAAGTGTGTTCATCCCATAAATGTACCTTTTTTTGCTACAACAGAGGCTACCCTCTGGAATGGGTCACTAAGAGGCACCAACAACAAAAAGAGCACCATGTCCAGCATATAGGAAACATGGAGGATAATGATCCAACAATGAAAATCACTACCCACTACAGTACTGCCCTGGCTTCAGTCTGTTCCAGGAAAACTAGAGATTTCCTCCACCTTCCCTGGTGGTGGCTTGAAGTTAGCCTTTCCAGCCCCCATTTAAACATTCCCACCAACGGCCTGCCAGCCCTCCAAGTAGGTTTTGCTCACAGCAAGCTGTTGTTAGCATACTGGCTAGGTAGTGTACTGGCCCCCACAAGACCCCCTAGGCGAAAAGCAGCCAAGTGCACTTCTGAGGTGTGCCTGCCTTGCTCCAACCCTTCCTGGGGCTACAGCATTCATTGATGCCGAAGAAACAATGCTCTTCTAGCGTGCCTTTTGCTCCACAAGCATCGCAGACTACTTTGGCGTCGAGTTTTATTCTAGTCAACACAATTTGATTTGGCTGAAGCCAAGTCTTTTTCCTAAGGCGTTTCAAATTTAGACACACACCCCCTCCTCTGCTCCAGGACATGAAAGCCCCCTGCTCTTCCCCGCCGGTACCTCTTTGCAGGCGTGCAGCTCCTCTCCCGGAGTAGCGGCGCCTGcccaaagcagcaacagcagagaaAGCAGCAGAAGCGGCAGGCGCCTCCGCCCGAGCTCGGCACCAGGGAGGCACCGCCAGCACCCAGCTGTATCCGGCCGAGGAGGATGGACACCGCCAGCGGCCCCAGCCATCGTGGCGCAGAAGCGGCACCGAGCAGCTTCCCCGCGCGTCTGGATGAGGCGGCCACCGACTCACAggtgcagcggcggcggcggtggcaagagcagcagcaacagcaagcaGCGCTCTCAGGCGGAGATGGGATGCGGGAgccccgccccctgcccgcctcGCGCCGCCCACACCTCGCTGCCTAGCAACCGCAGCTGCCTCCGCCGCGCCGGCCTCCGGCTCCCGCGCACCTGAGGCGGCTTGAAAGATGCGCCCGGGGGACAGAGGCCGTTTGCTGCTGGCGCGCGCGTCTTTCGAAGGGCGCGCTCGCCTCTTGGCGCGCTCGCCGCCGGCGCGTGACAGGCCGCGCGAccataacaaaacaaaagcccgCCTAATTTTGAACAATAGGAAACGGCGTAGCCGGAGGGAAAGAGGTTCAAGGGTTAGGGTGCAAGCCTAACGTCGTTGGCCCCCTGGGAGTCAGCCGCGCTGGATTCAGCAGgagttgcttctgagtagacgaGGGTTAGGCTCGCTCTGGGAACGACTAGGCCGCACCACCTGCTCAAACCACTCCAGGGGGCGAACAGCTTGAATTTGGGCGGGGGGCgattaagccccaccccacataatcgatcacatggcatacacactatttgaatgacgACGCACATCAACTCTGCGGGGACCGTTCCCAGTGCCGGATTTGCGTATAAGCCAAATAAgatatagtttagggccccactctcttgggaggggggaaatatttaaagGGGGgataactggatgtacatttccaaaatataggatgaaaaacattaaataagacctacatacagcaagtgtTTCGCGTTGTGTAGGCTTCAATGATGCAAGCAATGGGCCTCCAATCATTTTAAgctagagcttaataattatttcactattcatATACAGTACTTCTTAAATgtgtttcagttcaacaattgctttgattaaatacatattttatgtgcaaatggctttagatacctattaggtccataaattaccatatagcatatattcaacaccaaaaaacagcaacaatttgttgttgacaaaggacagctggacatataaagggccccattaccttcagtagctttgggcctcatcaaacctaaatctggccctgttcagccccctcaaatatctcATTGGATAGGCCGAAGGAACCTCGGGGCCGCCCCGTGGGAACTATTTGCTGTGAATCACTCGCAAAACACTTCCGCTCTTTAGGCTTAAAAGGACCTGGAATATTATGTTTGTTGTGACAGCTCagatttttcctcttcttctgtttTAACGGGCCTCCCAACCACATTTACAGAACGACTATGCCCACTGATGTGGTTGGTGTAAATGGGGTGCTTTCGGTGTGGGAAGCTTAGAACTGGGTACCGATCTATTTGCAGCGCAGATGTTTCATGATCTTTTCCTGGTTGGTGGTTTATTCGAGAGCACCACAGAACAGCAACAAACCACCGAAAGCCAGTTTCAAACAGCAGCGAAACTGAACATTGAAAGACGGGGAGGgggattttgttttaaaaatcagtttttcTCTGGAAAGCAGCAAGGAAGAAGCCTGACCACTCTGCATTGGAaaagtatttcatttttatttatttttaataaatcatttttattgggttttacaaatacaaagtacAAATAAACACAAATTAGGGGGGGAAACGTATCTATATTGGAAGAGTATTTCCCATGCAGCTGCTATTTGCCACCAGCGAGGAGGTCCTGTCTCTTGGGTCTCACCAAAAGCCCGTCTTTTCTAACTCGCCATGCTATTGCACGGCCGCGTGCATCTGTTGCACGAGCGTGCTGCTCGGAATGGCGCGTgtctttgcaccaggccctccctgatgtctcttcctttcttttcccggGAGGTAGGCGGCCGGgatgttgttttaaatgttcCTTCCCGCTTTTAGCATACCCACGCGGCTGTTATAAACCGGTTTTCCTCGCAAACGTTATTAACAGGGAACCCACATGCAAGTCTTTAAATAGGAAAACTACATGTGCAATTAAGAGCGAGATTAACTATTCAGTGCACTTGAACTACCAGCTatataaaatcctaaaaaaacccaaacctatttttgtaaataaaataataatccgcCAACGTCTTTTATTTCTGGGGATCGCGGCGTCAAGTCTGGAGCATCttctctcctccccgcccccgcctctCCAGATCTCTGTGTTGACTAGTCAGCTAATTACACGTCGCTCTCTCAGAAGACCAATAGCCTTGCGCCCTCCCATTTGCACCGTCCtcctttcctgctgctgtttATCCCTCCGGGAAAATTCTGACGTTTCCTTCCCTGTGCCGCTTTTTGTGCTACTATTCCCAGCCATTAGAGGGCGCCTTAGAGAATGTGCTGCGGGCTCTAAAAGCCCGGGAAGACGGTCGCTTAGCAACCGCCGCCGGTTCCTAAACAAACCTGACACGCGGCGAGAGGGAACCCGCGATCTGCTTTTGCTGCCGCCACTGGATCGCCCATCCTCTGGAGCATGCCAACCACCAGGGACCCCTTTCCATTCCCACACTATGAAAATGAAGAGACCTGCACGGGCAGCAACAGATGTACCCAGGTAAGAGGGCCACCTATTAAGAATGCCCTCacccatttaaaaacattttaaaatgcacccCTTTACATTTATATTAACAAAGCGCCTAAAGTCATCCTCATGCCACTGAACCTCTTTGGCATTATTGCAACTCTTGCTTCAACCTGACCTCATTGCTCTACTGTCAGGTGGTAAACGTTAtttgattgtattttttttatcctgcttttcagacAAATATTGCCACCTAAAGAAGCTCAGGTcaattgtttgtttcatttttcagtAGATTTTATAAGTCTCAAAACAGTTTGacaataaaactatttaaaagcaGAGGAAAAAACACTAGCAGAGAAGTCTGAACCTGGCAACTAACagattttattgctttgtttttttgtaaattgctttgaggttttttacgATCAAGCAGTGTACTAATTTTatgtaacaaacaaataaataaaaactgacgAAAATGGTAACAGGCATCTCTCCCTAGCAACAGCATTCCATAGACAAGAACACAATGGAAAAGGCCTTTTGttgtgtttgattttttttaaaagagacacAAGACTCAGGCTtacaaaccaaaaaaaaaaaaggggggggagatacACAATAGTTTCAAACCAGGCATTTATACGCACATTTGGGCCAGGCCATTCTTCACTTGTGGTGTTTTTCACAgaaatgcaaaggaaggatgcaaaAAGAGCCCATTTATGCTGAAGTTTAACCAAACTATTAACCTGGATTAAAGGGGTTTTGAATGGGAGGAATGTTATAGTCCTGCTTAACTTTCACTGGGTAGAGGAAACGTCTTATAAAAAATAAAGATTGATTAAAAGGAAACAGAGGGAAAGACAAAGCAAGAGGGTTAGATATCTTCAGAACACTtgggaaagggggaggaagggTTATCCAAAACGACAGTAATAGAAGCTGAGCTAGTACATATACTGCAGATCAGGAAAGACGTCACAAAATCCAAAATAAGGCCAGAGTGATTAGCAaatgagaacaaaaacaaaaaagacaattttttgcaaaacaaatgcaAGCAGACAATGCAAAAGTAAGGCATTGAGGAGCTAATCACGAAAACCATTAGgactaacaataataaaatgctTTCAATACACCAGAATCTGGAAAGCAACTAGAGAAGACCCCCGGGTTTACAGATTTAACTGGCCCTTGGACCTCTCCTCAAGCCACTCCCCTCTCATGGGTCACCCCCTTACTTGGCTCCCTGAGCATTTTCCCCTGATTGCAGTTTGTCctggaactctgataatgccactTCCTTGCTTGCATGTGCAAACCAGCCTATCGTAGAAAGGTAAAATGTGCACGTTGCTTTGCCTACTTTTGTCTCTGCCTCCAGCCACCATTGGCatatggccctcagaaggttgcagaGAAGGGAATGTGTCCCTTGGGCTAAGAAAGAAGCTTTCCTACTCCTGCCAAGGAATATTTGTCCTGGTTTACTGGCCGCActtaaagcatcttaaaaagtagagacatcaccttgccaacaaaggtccgtatagtaaaagctatggttttcccagtagtgatgtatggaagtgagagctggaccacaaagaaggctgattgccgaagaattgatgcttttgaattatggtgctggaggagactcttgagagtcccatggactgcaagaagatcaaacctatccattcttaaggaaatcagccctgagtgctcactggaaggacaaatcgtgaagctgaggcttcgtgaatactttggccacctcatgagaagagaagactccctggaaaagaccctgatgttgggaaagatggagggcacaaggagaaggggacgacagaggacaagatggttggacagtgttctcgaagctaccagcatgagtttgaccaaactgcgggaggcagtggaagacaggagtgcctggcgtgctctggtccatggggtcacaaagagtcagacacgactaaacgactaaacaacaacaacaacaacactggccACACTAAGCCAATCTTTGTCTTTGCACAAAAAtgcaggctcccagagaggagccTGCAGCCACTTTCTTCTTCCACACTCTTTATTTGctgcaaaataaaaaagggggctGGGAGAAGTGACCCAATGACGCAGGCAGCACTTTCCTTCTTCTCCACTGTCACTCACCAGGAAATCTATTTTCATGTGGTCATAAATCTACCTCTCTGCACCCTCAGATTAGGATGCACATTACTGGTAGTCCTGGGAACATCTAAAAGAACCCCTCTGACCCACCTATTCCACAAATCTACCTTAACCTCAGTTGCGTTTGACCAGCTAGCTCCAGGTGTGAATCAGCAGTGACTTGTATGTTCCTGGTCAGATTGACTGGAGGGCACATCAACATAAGGAAGCAGCTGACTTTTGAGTGCCAGGTGGCACTTTGGAAGACAGAAGGCAATACTGGAAGATGTTGTCACAATGCACTACCCTCAGTTAAGAATGCACATTATCAATACATTCCTTTTCCGGGAAGATAAAGGACTCCATCCATTCCCTTCCAACAACTTGGGTGAGGGAGCACAGAGAAGCTCCCTACCCCACACATTATGCTCTTTCCAATAATGGAAGAAAGTGTAAGTACATTGCAAGGACAATTGTGGGAACAGAGAGAATACCAAATTTTACCAAAGGACAGTTCTAAAATCTCAAAGTGCCCCAATATATTTTGGGACTGCTGAAGCCACTAATTTTACACAAGTGCACTTTATGAAAAAGTACTTTTAAGAGTAACTTGGAGACTCTAGACGATAAGACTACTAGTCTCTACAAATAAATGTGGCCTCAGCAATATATAATTGCCCCTCACTTAAAACACTTCTCGCCTTTCTCTTTAAACCAGAGACTGCTTCCTGGTGGCCTGCACACAGCAGCAAATCCACAGCACGTGGTCCATCTGCTGCAACCTGTTGCCATGTCAAGGCTGTCTTGCCAGGCTTCGCTCACTCCTTTTGGGGAAGaacagtagctcagtggtagagattcTACTGTGATTGATTGAcggaatttctataccacttaatatattaaaaatatttctaccGCTTAGtatattaaaatatatctaagtggtgtacaaaggATGGCTGGCTAGCATCCATTGCCACAGCTGTGTCCCCTTCAGCTGCATTCTCCACCCCCAGTTCCAGGTACAGTAGGTTTGTCGAGTTTCCCAGGGTGAGAAtggaaaaagcccccccccccccgttgttccTTCACCCTCTTGCTCTGTCCTACTCCTCCagccgctttgcatgcagagggtcccaggtttaatTTCCAGACAGAGACACAGACCTCTGCCTAAAACACTGAAGACcctctgccagtccatgtaggcaATGCTAAGCTAAATGGACGGAGGGTCTAATTTAATATAatgtagcttcctgtgttcccgtCTCAGAGTATAGAAGAGAAACGATGTGAGGTGAAAGAACTCATGATGCTGCCTCTTCTGCCAATGTGCTGTCCTCTACTCTGAAAATATGAGAACCAGCAggttgggagtgtgtgtgtgttcattgatAGGAGGAAGGTCATTTTAGCTACAGGTCAGAAAACAACTCATTTTTAACCTCACGTAAATCATCCCATGGACCCTAATCTAGCACAGGCAGTACTGTCAGGCATATCAATTTTAGCTTTATAGATTTATATAGCTTTATAGATTTATATAGCTTTATAGATTTATATAGCTTTATAGATTTTATTTAGCtttatagattttattttatacactCACAGCCATGTTCACTCTTGCATGAAGCTTTATGAATGAGCATGGGTTACTGTTCACCCAGAAAAAATACTGATAAGAGTGCTAAAATGCACCGTTACCCAAAATTTGCTGATGGCTGAAGATTAGCAAATGTGGCATCAGTTCCCCAGAACATAGACACAGCTTCCATACCAAGAACTTGTGGAAAACAGAAATGTCTAAAACAACGTAGGGCCTGGGTCCAAAAAGCCGTGGGAGAAAGGGGTAAAAGCAGGACCCAATATACAACCTCTTCTACAGCAGCTTCTATATGCACTTAACAAGAGCTCCAGATGCACATCCCGACTACTTTAGTTGCTCACTGGGTAACTATGAGAGAGAAAGGGGCATAAGCGGAAGTATGACTTTAGAATTTGAACAATTATACTACTCAATGAGGCACAATGCCTCATTTTGGTTTCAGATTGGTCATTCTGAAATAGCACTGCACAGGGTTGGCCCACCTAACTTGGCTGGCAGGGTCCATCTCCTCAGGCTGAACAAGTTTGCAATCACTCCTTTAAGTCTCTTACACTTTTTATTGATCCAGAAAACTCCCTACTGTGTGCCTACTCATCTTGCACAGCAACGAGACCCCTGGAATCGACTACATGGAACACCTACGCTAGCAAGCATCAGAAGAGAAATCTGGTATACAGAACCTGAGGTAAAAATATTCACCTGATGCTACCATCCTTTGCTTGTGTTGCAAGGCTCTTTTTGCTTTGCCCTCAATCGAAATAGGTTGGCTTTCATGCACTGTCAGCTTTGCTTTTAAATGGGCT
It encodes the following:
- the CFAP276 gene encoding cilia- and flagella-associated protein 276 isoform X2, which translates into the protein MPTTRDPFPFPHYENEETCTGSNRCTQKTPYCVPTHLAQQRDPWNRLHGTPTLASIRREIWYTEPEGLEPVKERTALSIQQPTSKGISVRHWVNPVRESIHNIEGAIESHHTAATNSGYSRKENGGIFYH